One Parageobacillus sp. KH3-4 genomic region harbors:
- a CDS encoding ubiquinol-cytochrome c reductase iron-sulfur subunit, translating into MSDKHRVTRRQFLNYALTGVGGFMAAGTLMPMLRFAFDPILKEEKGTDMVAVADVKDITTEPKRFDFKVKVKDAWYESEEPRSAWVYKNEKGEIVALSPICKHLGCTVDWNTDKEHPNQFFCPCHYGRYTKDGTNVPGTPPQAPLDRYEYKVKDGKLYLGKAKPRGEA; encoded by the coding sequence ATGAGCGACAAACATCGCGTAACAAGACGCCAATTTTTAAACTACGCGCTGACTGGCGTAGGCGGTTTCATGGCTGCCGGAACTTTAATGCCGATGCTCCGTTTCGCGTTTGATCCGATTTTAAAAGAAGAAAAGGGAACGGACATGGTCGCGGTAGCGGATGTCAAGGACATTACGACGGAGCCAAAGCGTTTTGACTTCAAAGTCAAAGTGAAAGACGCTTGGTACGAGTCGGAAGAGCCGAGATCCGCGTGGGTGTATAAAAACGAAAAAGGAGAAATTGTAGCGCTTTCTCCAATTTGTAAACATCTTGGCTGTACGGTGGACTGGAACACGGATAAAGAGCATCCGAACCAATTTTTCTGCCCTTGCCATTACGGGCGCTACACGAAAGACGGCACGAATGTACCGGGAACGCCGCCACAAGCTCCGTTAGACCGTTACGAGTACAAAGTGAAAGATGGAAAATTATACTTAGGAAAAGCGAAACCACGAGGGGAGGCGTAA
- the qcrB gene encoding menaquinol-cytochrome c reductase cytochrome b subunit: MLNKLYDWIDERLDITPLWRDIADHEVPEHVNPAHHFSAFVYCFGGLTFFVTVIQILSGMFLTMYYVPDIKNAWESVYYLQNEVAFGQIVRGMHHWGASLVIVMMFLHTLRVFFQGAYKKPRELNWIVGVLIFMVMMGLGFTGYLLPWDMKALFATKVGLQIAEATPIIGPAIKTLLAGDPEIVGAQTLTRFFAIHVFFLPGILLGLMAAHFLMIRRQGISGPL, translated from the coding sequence GTGTTAAATAAGCTTTATGACTGGATTGACGAACGTTTGGATATTACGCCTTTGTGGCGGGATATCGCTGACCATGAAGTTCCAGAACATGTAAACCCAGCTCATCACTTTTCTGCGTTCGTTTATTGTTTTGGTGGATTAACGTTTTTTGTTACCGTCATTCAAATTTTATCTGGGATGTTTTTGACGATGTATTACGTTCCAGATATTAAAAACGCGTGGGAGTCGGTTTACTATTTGCAAAACGAAGTGGCGTTCGGACAGATCGTCCGCGGTATGCATCACTGGGGAGCGAGCCTTGTTATCGTCATGATGTTTTTACATACGCTGCGCGTCTTTTTCCAAGGAGCATACAAAAAGCCGCGGGAGTTAAACTGGATCGTCGGCGTGCTTATTTTCATGGTCATGATGGGGCTTGGCTTTACCGGCTACTTGTTGCCTTGGGATATGAAAGCGCTATTTGCGACGAAAGTAGGTTTGCAAATTGCGGAGGCAACACCGATTATCGGCCCAGCCATTAAAACGTTGCTCGCCGGAGACCCAGAAATTGTCGGTGCGCAAACATTAACGAGATTCTTTGCCATTCACGTCTTCTTCTTGCCTGGCATTTTGCTTGGTTTGATGGCGGCACACTTCTTAATGATTCGTAGACAAGGTATTTCTGGTCCGCTATGA
- a CDS encoding menaquinol-cytochrome c reductase cytochrome b/c subunit, which yields MHRGKGMKFVGDSRVPAVRKPNIPKDYSEYPGKTEAFWPNFLLKEWLVGSVFLVGFLCLTVAHPSPLERIADPTDTAYIPLPDWYFLFLYQLLKYSYASGPYTVIGAIVIPGLAFGALLLAPFLDRGPERRPWKRPVATGMMLLTLAAMVYLTWEAVVTHDWKKAAEQGKIRAEVEIDKNAEGYKIAQANTCTSCHGENLSGGAAAPSLIGTGLKPEEIAKIAKQGKGSMPPGVFKGTDEELKKLSEFIAGLKEK from the coding sequence ATGCATCGCGGAAAAGGAATGAAATTTGTCGGCGATTCCCGCGTTCCCGCTGTGAGAAAGCCGAATATTCCCAAAGATTATTCGGAATATCCCGGGAAAACGGAAGCGTTTTGGCCAAACTTCTTATTAAAAGAATGGCTTGTCGGCTCCGTCTTTTTAGTCGGCTTTTTATGTTTAACAGTCGCCCATCCGTCTCCATTGGAACGCATTGCTGATCCGACGGATACGGCGTATATTCCGCTCCCGGACTGGTACTTCTTGTTCTTATATCAGCTGCTCAAATATTCGTATGCATCAGGTCCTTATACGGTGATCGGAGCAATTGTGATACCGGGGTTGGCATTTGGCGCGTTATTGTTGGCGCCGTTTTTGGATCGCGGTCCGGAACGACGTCCATGGAAGCGCCCTGTTGCTACCGGAATGATGCTTTTAACGCTTGCGGCAATGGTGTATTTAACTTGGGAAGCCGTTGTCACGCATGACTGGAAAAAAGCGGCAGAACAAGGAAAAATCCGTGCGGAAGTGGAAATTGATAAAAATGCGGAAGGATATAAAATCGCCCAAGCGAATACATGCACGTCATGTCACGGTGAAAACTTATCCGGCGGTGCCGCTGCGCCATCGCTTATTGGCACTGGCTTGAAGCCGGAAGAAATCGCGAAAATCGCGAAACAAGGTAAAGGCAGCATGCCTCCGGGCGTTTTCAAAGGCACGGATGAAGAGTTGAAAAAGCTCTCTGAATTTATTGCAGGATTAAAAGAGAAATAA
- a CDS encoding DUF1405 domain-containing protein has translation MKWFYPLLAHRSILWFLLIVNVIGTIYGYIWYRYQLAETPAIFLPFVPDSPTASLFFALVLIAFLLRRHFPLLEALAIVTLVKYGVWAVVMNLLVWKVTGALEIAGWMLIISHGAMAIEGILYAPFYRFRWPHLLFAAVWTLHNDIIDYVFGMMPRYSVLNEYISPIGYFTFWLSIASIAISYLLCLRKNRLVLSLN, from the coding sequence ATGAAATGGTTTTATCCGCTGCTGGCCCACCGTTCTATTTTATGGTTTTTGCTTATCGTCAATGTGATCGGAACGATTTACGGATATATATGGTACCGTTATCAGCTGGCGGAAACTCCGGCGATTTTTTTACCGTTTGTCCCGGACAGCCCGACTGCAAGTCTATTTTTTGCGCTCGTTCTGATCGCGTTTTTGCTTCGCCGTCATTTTCCGCTATTGGAAGCATTAGCGATCGTGACATTAGTAAAGTATGGCGTTTGGGCAGTTGTAATGAATTTGTTAGTATGGAAAGTGACAGGAGCGCTTGAAATCGCAGGATGGATGTTGATCATTTCGCACGGGGCAATGGCGATCGAAGGGATATTATACGCCCCGTTTTATCGGTTTCGCTGGCCGCATTTATTGTTCGCCGCGGTTTGGACGTTGCATAATGACATCATCGACTATGTTTTTGGAATGATGCCGCGCTACAGCGTTTTAAATGAATATATTTCGCCGATCGGCTATTTTACATTTTGGCTTAGCATCGCTTCGATTGCGATTAGTTATTTGTTATGTTTGCGAAAAAACCGGCTTGTTCTTTCATTAAATTGA
- the ypjB gene encoding sporulation protein YpjB — MKRIWLLACIALICAFPLLAYAAENNVDWKKLDQISDQALQLAKNGRFEEAKEVLTYFWNQFFQINARDRLQSADELRAITVTHENALKTITASSLPEEERIDKVTQFRLVVDAIHSRHQPLWTEMETTIMGAFDQLERTAGQGKEDAFAASLREFLNRYELVEPSVKIDVPPEVAKKIDEEMEMLQTPAFQQLNEEEQHKHLKNMRADLQSLFEGAKKDEADSSLIWVMISIGGIIVLTLSYVGWRKYRGEKEKDRTHQNE; from the coding sequence ATGAAGCGAATATGGCTGCTTGCTTGTATCGCGCTCATTTGTGCATTTCCACTGCTTGCTTACGCCGCTGAAAATAATGTTGATTGGAAAAAATTAGATCAAATTTCAGATCAAGCGTTACAATTGGCGAAAAACGGACGGTTTGAAGAAGCAAAAGAAGTATTGACCTATTTCTGGAACCAATTTTTTCAAATAAACGCGCGGGATCGGCTGCAATCAGCGGATGAACTTCGAGCGATTACCGTCACTCATGAAAATGCGCTGAAAACGATAACAGCATCTTCATTGCCCGAAGAGGAAAGGATTGATAAAGTAACGCAGTTTCGCCTCGTTGTTGATGCGATTCATTCGCGGCACCAGCCGCTTTGGACGGAGATGGAAACAACGATAATGGGAGCGTTTGATCAGCTCGAGAGAACGGCAGGTCAAGGAAAAGAAGACGCATTTGCCGCTTCTCTTCGTGAATTTTTGAATCGTTATGAGCTGGTGGAGCCGAGCGTCAAAATTGATGTGCCGCCAGAGGTGGCGAAAAAAATCGATGAAGAGATGGAAATGCTGCAAACACCGGCGTTTCAACAATTAAACGAAGAAGAACAGCATAAACATTTAAAAAATATGCGTGCGGACTTGCAATCATTGTTTGAAGGAGCAAAAAAGGATGAAGCCGACTCTTCGCTAATATGGGTGATGATTTCCATTGGGGGAATCATCGTGCTGACGCTATCTTATGTCGGATGGCGGAAATACCGCGGGGAAAAAGAAAAAGATCGCACACATCAAAACGAATAA
- a CDS encoding YitT family protein, whose amino-acid sequence MVFGLKIKNIIFILFGAAIFAFGIVHFNMQNNLAEGGFTGITLLLYFLFGIDPSYTNLALNIPLFFIGWKLLGRHTFLYTMIGTVAVSLFLWIFQRYTIHMPLKHDMTLAALFAGVFIGVGLGIIFRYGGTTGGVDIIARLVYKYKGISMGKTMFTFDAVVITLSLLYLSYREAMYTLVAVFIAARVIDFMQEGGYAAKGAMIISEKSEEIANKILTEMDRGVTVLKGRGSYTKRDRDVLYCVVAKNELPRLKSVIISVDPHAFVAVTDVHDVLGEGFTLDERKQPLER is encoded by the coding sequence ATGGTCTTTGGATTAAAAATAAAAAATATCATTTTCATTTTGTTCGGTGCCGCCATTTTCGCATTTGGAATTGTCCATTTTAACATGCAAAACAACTTGGCAGAAGGCGGCTTTACCGGAATTACGCTGCTGCTTTACTTTTTGTTTGGCATTGACCCGTCCTATACAAACTTGGCATTGAACATTCCTCTCTTTTTTATCGGCTGGAAATTGCTTGGCCGCCACACGTTTTTATACACAATGATTGGAACCGTTGCCGTTTCTCTCTTTCTTTGGATTTTTCAACGTTACACCATTCATATGCCGCTGAAACACGATATGACGTTGGCCGCATTGTTCGCCGGCGTCTTTATCGGCGTCGGCCTCGGCATTATTTTCCGCTATGGCGGAACAACGGGCGGCGTCGATATTATCGCTAGACTCGTCTATAAATATAAAGGAATCAGCATGGGAAAAACGATGTTTACATTTGACGCGGTTGTCATTACACTTTCTTTGCTTTACCTCTCTTATCGCGAGGCGATGTATACGCTTGTTGCGGTGTTTATCGCCGCTCGCGTCATCGATTTTATGCAGGAAGGCGGCTATGCAGCAAAAGGGGCGATGATTATTTCCGAAAAAAGCGAAGAAATTGCCAACAAAATTTTAACGGAAATGGATCGCGGCGTAACGGTTTTAAAGGGGCGAGGCTCTTATACGAAACGCGATCGCGATGTATTGTATTGCGTTGTCGCGAAAAACGAACTGCCGCGTTTGAAAAGCGTCATTATTTCCGTCGATCCCCACGCATTTGTCGCGGTTACGGACGTTCATGACGTACTTGGAGAAGGCTTTACGCTTGATGAACGGAAACAGCCGCTTGAACGTTGA
- a CDS encoding nucleotide pyrophosphohydrolase → MQEKTIKQLQQEVDEYISQFKEGYFSPLAMLARLTEELGELAREINHYYGEKPKKQTEKEKTIEEELGDLLFVLICFANSLHIDLQQAHDMVMEKFRTRDKDRWTRKEKEEA, encoded by the coding sequence ATGCAAGAAAAGACGATAAAGCAACTGCAACAAGAAGTCGATGAATATATTAGCCAATTTAAAGAAGGGTATTTCAGCCCGCTTGCCATGCTGGCAAGACTGACGGAAGAGCTTGGCGAGCTGGCGCGGGAAATCAACCATTATTATGGCGAAAAACCGAAAAAACAGACGGAAAAAGAAAAAACGATCGAAGAAGAGCTTGGTGATTTGTTATTTGTCCTTATTTGCTTTGCCAATTCCCTCCATATCGACTTGCAACAAGCGCATGATATGGTGATGGAAAAGTTTCGCACGCGCGATAAAGACCGTTGGACGCGAAAAGAAAAGGAGGAAGCATAA
- the dapB gene encoding 4-hydroxy-tetrahydrodipicolinate reductase: METIRIVIAGPRGRMGREAVSLVQKTEHFQLVGVIDRKNDGGDLADVEGFSGVHAPIYTDAARCFQEVKPDVLIDLTTPEAGKRHTEIALQYGVRPVVGTTGFTNEDIQRLTKLAEEKEIGAIIAPNFALGAILMMKFAQMAAKYFPDVEIIELHHDQKLDAPSGTAVKTAQLISMVRPSKKQGHPDEKETLAGARGATYDGIPIHSVRLPGLIAHQEVIFGGNGQALTIRHDSFNRASFMSGVKLSVETVVKLHTLVYGLEHIIE; the protein is encoded by the coding sequence ATGGAAACGATTCGCATCGTCATTGCTGGTCCGCGCGGCCGAATGGGACGTGAAGCGGTTTCGCTTGTACAAAAAACCGAACATTTTCAACTTGTCGGCGTCATTGACCGGAAAAACGACGGAGGAGATTTAGCGGATGTGGAAGGATTTTCTGGTGTCCACGCTCCGATTTATACCGATGCAGCCCGCTGCTTTCAAGAAGTGAAGCCGGACGTACTCATTGATTTAACAACGCCGGAAGCTGGAAAAAGGCATACGGAAATCGCGCTTCAATACGGAGTCCGTCCTGTTGTCGGCACGACCGGCTTTACGAATGAAGATATTCAACGCCTAACCAAGTTAGCAGAAGAAAAAGAAATTGGGGCGATCATTGCGCCAAACTTTGCGCTCGGCGCCATTTTAATGATGAAATTTGCGCAAATGGCGGCAAAATATTTTCCAGATGTCGAAATTATCGAATTGCATCACGATCAAAAACTGGATGCTCCATCTGGAACGGCTGTGAAGACAGCCCAGCTTATTTCGATGGTGCGCCCATCGAAAAAACAAGGACATCCGGATGAAAAGGAGACGCTCGCCGGAGCCCGCGGCGCGACATATGACGGCATACCAATTCATAGCGTTCGCCTTCCGGGGCTTATCGCCCATCAAGAAGTGATTTTTGGTGGGAACGGACAAGCGTTAACAATTCGCCATGATTCATTCAACCGAGCCTCTTTCATGTCTGGAGTAAAATTGTCAGTGGAAACGGTCGTGAAGTTACATACGCTCGTATACGGCTTGGAACATATTATCGAGTAA
- the mgsA gene encoding methylglyoxal synthase, with protein MKIALIAHDKKKAEMIEFVTAYQPILERHELYATGTTGLRIQEATGLPVHRFQSGPYGGDQEIGAMIARNEMDMVIFFRDPLTAQPHEPDVSALIRLCDVYSVPLATNMGTAEILIKGLERGDFAWRNIVRGRKGEANGI; from the coding sequence GTGAAAATCGCGTTGATCGCGCATGACAAAAAGAAGGCGGAGATGATTGAATTTGTGACTGCCTATCAGCCGATTTTAGAACGACATGAACTGTATGCGACGGGCACGACCGGATTGCGCATTCAAGAAGCGACAGGGCTACCGGTGCATCGCTTTCAATCGGGACCGTATGGCGGCGATCAAGAAATTGGTGCAATGATTGCCCGCAACGAAATGGATATGGTGATATTTTTCCGCGATCCGTTGACGGCGCAGCCGCATGAGCCGGATGTCAGCGCGCTCATTCGTTTATGCGATGTCTATTCCGTGCCGCTTGCGACCAATATGGGGACGGCAGAAATTTTAATTAAAGGGCTAGAGCGCGGCGATTTTGCGTGGAGGAATATTGTTCGCGGAAGAAAAGGTGAGGCAAATGGAATATGA
- the bshB1 gene encoding bacillithiol biosynthesis deacetylase BshB1, with protein MEYEQLHMLAFGAHPDDVEIGMGGTIAKYAKKGYRIGICDLTLAELSSNGTVELRQKEATDAANILGVATRINLGLPDRGLHPTEEAVRSIASVIRRYRPRVVFAPYWVDRHPDHGHCARLVEEAVFSAGIRRYKTEPDLPAHRVPSVYYYMINAWERPQFVIDISDTIDKKIASLRAYESQFTKTAGSVDTPLTDGYIDMVESRERLFGKEVGVTFAEGFFAKKPLKISNDLLGV; from the coding sequence ATGGAATATGAGCAGCTACATATGTTGGCGTTCGGTGCCCACCCGGATGATGTGGAGATCGGGATGGGGGGAACGATTGCAAAATATGCGAAAAAAGGGTATCGCATTGGCATTTGCGATTTAACGCTGGCCGAGCTATCATCGAACGGAACGGTGGAATTGCGGCAAAAAGAAGCAACGGATGCCGCGAATATATTAGGAGTTGCCACAAGAATAAACCTCGGGCTTCCGGACCGCGGTTTGCATCCGACTGAGGAAGCGGTTCGAAGCATCGCTTCTGTCATTCGCCGATACCGCCCGCGCGTTGTGTTTGCCCCTTATTGGGTGGACCGGCATCCAGATCATGGACATTGCGCTCGTCTTGTTGAAGAGGCGGTGTTTTCCGCCGGCATCCGCCGCTACAAAACGGAACCGGACTTGCCAGCGCACCGCGTGCCATCTGTTTATTATTACATGATTAACGCGTGGGAACGTCCGCAGTTTGTCATCGACATTAGCGATACGATTGACAAAAAAATAGCTAGTTTACGCGCTTATGAAAGCCAGTTTACAAAAACGGCGGGATCTGTCGACACACCGCTTACAGACGGCTATATCGACATGGTGGAAAGCCGCGAGCGGTTATTCGGAAAAGAAGTTGGCGTTACGTTTGCCGAAGGATTTTTTGCGAAAAAACCGCTCAAAATTTCCAATGATTTGCTGGGAGTGTGA
- the bshA gene encoding N-acetyl-alpha-D-glucosaminyl L-malate synthase BshA, with protein sequence MRLKIGIVCYPTVGGSGVVATELGKLLAEKGHEIHFISSSMPFRLNKVYGNIYYHEVSVNPYSVFQYPPYDLALASKIAEVAKRERLDVLHAHYAVPHAVCAVLARQMVGGKLKIVTTLHGTDITVLGYDPSLSDMIKFGIEQSDAVTAVSNALVRQTHELLDVQKPIQTVYNFVDERVYRKKNVDYLKREYGINENEKVVIHVSNFRNVKRVPDVVRVFSLIRKRLPAKLLLVGDGPEMTVVCRLVKELGLGDDVRFLGKQDKLDELYSISDIKLLLSEKESFGLVLLEAMACGVPCIGTAIGGIPEVIADGKTGFLCELGNVEEAADKALRILTDKRLHTWMATQAVQTVYEKFHSEHIVKQYEDIYFSLAKG encoded by the coding sequence ATGAGGCTGAAAATAGGAATCGTTTGTTATCCGACGGTAGGAGGCTCTGGCGTCGTCGCTACCGAATTAGGAAAATTGCTGGCGGAAAAAGGGCATGAAATTCATTTTATTTCTTCAAGCATGCCGTTTCGCCTCAATAAAGTGTATGGCAACATTTATTATCATGAAGTAAGCGTCAATCCATATTCCGTGTTTCAATATCCGCCGTACGATTTAGCGCTGGCGAGCAAAATTGCCGAAGTGGCGAAGCGGGAGCGGCTTGACGTACTGCACGCCCACTACGCCGTTCCGCACGCTGTTTGCGCTGTGTTAGCGCGGCAAATGGTAGGCGGAAAGTTAAAGATTGTTACGACATTGCACGGAACGGACATTACTGTGCTCGGCTATGACCCGTCGTTAAGCGATATGATTAAATTTGGCATTGAACAATCGGATGCCGTCACTGCTGTTTCGAATGCGCTCGTTCGCCAGACGCATGAGCTTCTTGACGTGCAAAAGCCGATCCAAACCGTCTATAACTTTGTGGATGAGCGTGTATACCGCAAAAAAAACGTCGATTATTTAAAGAGGGAATACGGCATTAATGAAAACGAAAAAGTTGTCATTCACGTATCCAACTTTCGAAACGTCAAACGTGTTCCTGATGTCGTACGCGTATTTTCTCTCATTCGCAAGAGGTTGCCGGCAAAGCTGCTGCTTGTCGGCGACGGCCCGGAAATGACGGTCGTCTGCCGCCTTGTGAAAGAGCTTGGGCTTGGCGATGACGTCCGTTTTTTAGGAAAACAAGATAAACTCGATGAATTATATTCGATTAGCGATATAAAATTGCTATTATCCGAAAAAGAAAGCTTTGGACTCGTGCTCTTAGAAGCGATGGCCTGCGGCGTTCCTTGCATCGGCACAGCGATCGGTGGCATTCCGGAAGTGATTGCGGACGGTAAAACAGGATTTTTATGCGAGCTCGGAAATGTGGAAGAAGCTGCTGATAAGGCGCTTCGCATTTTAACGGATAAACGCCTTCATACATGGATGGCAACGCAGGCAGTGCAAACCGTATATGAAAAATTTCATTCCGAGCACATCGTCAAGCAATATGAAGATATTTATTTTTCGCTCGCAAAGGGGTGA
- a CDS encoding CCA tRNA nucleotidyltransferase, with amino-acid sequence MKEPFQKALGIIQQLKKHGYEAYFVGGAVRDLLLKRNIGDVDIATSALPHEVMQLFPKTIDIGSQHGTVVVIHDGIPYEVTTFRTDGNYEDHRRPESVTFVRSLYEDLKRRDFTMNAIAMDEAGKLIDPFDGQDAITNRVIRTVGDPKERFSEDALRMMRAIRFVSQLGFSLDEETKQAIIENAALLAHISVERMTMEFEKLLEGPFASRALSLLVETRLFFYLPMLREKERELQTAARYDWGLLDSRGQRWGFLCYILRVDSPVSFLRAWKLPNRIIKEVETVLRIVQTTHSDSDWTKERLFAFGLEHAIAAETVRSVANGENVDERRKKLRELFMSLPIKTKSELAVRGHDIMKWFGKPGGPWVKEMLALIERAVIYGEVENHKERIHEWLIHRNLIREENC; translated from the coding sequence ATGAAAGAACCGTTTCAAAAAGCGCTTGGCATTATCCAGCAGCTAAAGAAGCACGGATATGAAGCGTATTTTGTCGGCGGGGCGGTGCGCGATCTTTTATTAAAGCGGAACATTGGCGATGTCGATATCGCGACAAGCGCACTGCCGCACGAAGTAATGCAATTGTTCCCGAAAACGATTGATATCGGCTCACAGCATGGTACCGTTGTCGTCATTCATGACGGAATTCCGTATGAAGTGACGACGTTCCGCACCGATGGCAACTATGAAGACCACCGCCGTCCGGAATCGGTGACGTTCGTCCGTTCTCTTTACGAAGATTTAAAACGCCGCGATTTCACGATGAACGCGATCGCGATGGATGAAGCCGGAAAGCTGATCGATCCATTTGACGGACAAGACGCGATCACCAATCGCGTGATTCGCACGGTCGGCGATCCAAAAGAGCGATTTTCCGAAGATGCGTTAAGAATGATGCGTGCGATCCGGTTTGTCAGTCAGCTTGGATTTTCCCTTGATGAAGAAACAAAGCAGGCAATTATAGAAAACGCCGCGCTTCTTGCCCACATTTCGGTGGAGCGGATGACGATGGAATTTGAAAAGCTGTTGGAAGGCCCGTTTGCAAGCCGGGCATTGTCCTTGTTGGTAGAAACGCGGTTGTTTTTCTATTTGCCGATGCTTCGTGAGAAAGAAAGGGAACTGCAAACGGCTGCCCGTTATGATTGGGGGCTGCTTGATTCGCGCGGGCAGCGGTGGGGATTTTTATGCTACATTCTTCGCGTCGATTCGCCTGTTAGCTTTTTACGGGCGTGGAAATTGCCCAATCGTATTATTAAAGAAGTGGAGACGGTTTTACGGATTGTGCAAACGACGCATTCCGATAGCGACTGGACGAAAGAGCGATTATTTGCGTTTGGGCTGGAGCATGCGATTGCCGCAGAAACGGTTCGTTCGGTGGCAAACGGTGAAAACGTGGACGAGCGTCGCAAAAAGTTGCGCGAATTGTTTATGTCTCTTCCAATTAAAACAAAAAGCGAATTAGCGGTGCGCGGACATGACATCATGAAATGGTTTGGCAAACCGGGAGGACCTTGGGTAAAAGAGATGTTGGCGCTCATCGAGCGAGCGGTGATTTATGGGGAAGTAGAAAACCATAAGGAGCGGATTCACGAATGGCTCATTCATCGCAATCTGATACGCGAAGAAAATTGTTAG
- a CDS encoding biotin--[acetyl-CoA-carboxylase] ligase: MAHSSQSDTRRKLLELFSEANGDFISGQKISEMLGCSRTAVWKHIEELRKEGFELEAVRRLGYRIVKTPDKVTANEIQLGLKTKTFGRHIHFEEEVASTQQIALKLAYEGAKEGTLVIAEQQTAGRGRMDRKWFSPKGTGIWMSLILRPPIPPQKAPQLTLLTAVAIAQAIQEVTNIVPDIKWPNDILIDGKKCVGILTELQAEPDRIHSVIIGIGINVNQTIEQFPEEIRAIATSLSIEKGERIQRAKLIQEILLRLEKLYEQYLQYGFRPIKLLWEGYAVSIGKEIVARTLTGTMKGIALGITDEGVLMLEDEDKQIHYIHSADIQL, encoded by the coding sequence ATGGCTCATTCATCGCAATCTGATACGCGAAGAAAATTGTTAGAGCTGTTTTCCGAAGCAAATGGAGATTTTATTTCTGGACAAAAAATTAGCGAAATGCTCGGTTGTTCGCGGACGGCTGTTTGGAAACATATCGAAGAGCTGCGGAAGGAAGGGTTTGAATTAGAAGCGGTGCGCCGTCTCGGCTACCGCATCGTAAAAACTCCCGATAAAGTGACAGCGAATGAAATTCAGCTTGGTTTAAAGACAAAAACATTTGGCCGCCATATTCATTTTGAAGAAGAGGTAGCATCGACGCAGCAGATTGCTTTAAAACTCGCATATGAAGGTGCGAAAGAAGGAACGCTGGTGATCGCTGAACAGCAAACGGCTGGACGCGGGCGGATGGACCGCAAATGGTTTTCTCCGAAAGGAACGGGAATATGGATGAGTCTCATTTTACGTCCGCCGATTCCGCCACAGAAAGCCCCGCAGCTTACGTTGCTGACCGCCGTTGCGATTGCGCAGGCGATCCAGGAAGTGACGAATATCGTTCCAGATATTAAATGGCCGAACGATATTTTAATTGACGGAAAAAAATGTGTCGGCATTTTAACGGAATTGCAAGCAGAGCCTGACCGGATTCATTCGGTCATTATCGGCATTGGCATTAACGTCAACCAAACGATCGAGCAATTTCCGGAAGAAATCCGTGCCATTGCCACGTCGCTTTCGATCGAAAAAGGAGAGCGCATTCAACGGGCAAAGCTTATCCAAGAAATTTTATTGCGGCTCGAAAAATTATATGAACAATATTTGCAATATGGATTCCGCCCGATTAAACTATTATGGGAAGGATATGCCGTCAGCATCGGAAAAGAAATTGTCGCCCGAACGTTAACCGGGACGATGAAAGGAATTGCGCTTGGCATTACTGATGAAGGCGTGCTTATGTTGGAAGACGAAGACAAACAGATCCATTATATTCACTCCGCTGATATTCAATTATAG